The following proteins are encoded in a genomic region of Nicotiana sylvestris chromosome 4, ASM39365v2, whole genome shotgun sequence:
- the LOC104228858 gene encoding uncharacterized protein: protein MTIKLVVGECTLNVVSAYVPQAGLDKEIKRHFWEGLDEIVRSIPPVERLFIGGDFNGHIASSASGYTEVHGGFGFGERNGGGTSLLYFAKEFEQVIANSSFPKREEHLVTFKSSVARTQINYLLM, encoded by the coding sequence ATGACTATCAAGTTGGTGGTTGGTGAGTGTAcgttaaatgtcgttagcgcgtacgtgCCGCAAGCTGGCTTGGATAAGGAGATTAAAAGGCACTTTTGGGAAGGGTTAGATGAGATCGTGCGTAGTATTCCGCCTGTCGaaaggttattcataggaggagatttcaatggtcatattgcgTCATCTGCAAGtggttatactgaggtgcatggcggcttcgGTTTCGGGGAGCGGAACGGTGGGGGCACTTCACTATTGTACTTCGCAAAGGAATTCGAGCAGGTGATTGCGAACTCAAGTTTTCCGAAGcgggaggagcatttggttactttcaAAAGTTCGGTGGCGAGGACTCAGATTAACTATCTTCTCATGTGA